In Xyrauchen texanus isolate HMW12.3.18 chromosome 35, RBS_HiC_50CHRs, whole genome shotgun sequence, one DNA window encodes the following:
- the LOC127628889 gene encoding OTU domain-containing protein 3-like, whose amino-acid sequence MSRKQLGKPIRGNRKCELEKKRDERAARRALAKDKKNRPPGDEGEEFVSFSNQLQALGLKLREVPGDGNCLFRALGDQLEGHSRGHLHLRQETVLYMTTHRQDFEPFLEDDVPFAQHLSNLSEPCMFAGNDAIVAFARSQQVKVVIHQLNAPLWEINGTEKPSCRELHIAYRYGDHYDSVRKIGDNSESPAHLCIENLNNSRRFGEGQKKQRDASPARSVSEDEELIMSLLCADSQSENLCQSSATSQKCQSDWLESELNYQSAQRDSASGTHPLCQGIQAECSDNVSPADGSSSHKPKLSSKQRKEQQRLEKKKRQEERHRQKVLQGRGAHDQNQNVAEPVTLVPALNTLSI is encoded by the exons ATGTCAAGGAAACAGTTGGGGAAGCCCATAAGAGGAAACCGAAAGTGTGAATTAGAGAAGAAGAGAGATGAGAGGGCAGCCCGCAGAGCTCTGGCGAAAGACAAGAAGAACAGACCTCCAGGAGATGAAGGGGAGGAGTTTGTCAGCTTCTCCAATCAGCTTCAAGCTCTGGGTCTCAAACTGAGAGAGGTGCCTGGAGATGG TAACTGTTTGTTCCGAGCTCTTGGAGATCAGCTAGAAGGCCATTCACGAGGTCACCTGCATCTGCGACAGGAGACGGTACTGTACATGACAACGCACAGGCAGGACTTTGAGCCATTCCTTGAAGATGATGTGCCATTCGCTCAACATT TGTCAAACCTCTCCGAGCCGTGCATGTTTGCTGGCAATGATGCCATAGTGGCCTTTGCTCGCAGCCAACAAGTGAAAGTGGTTATTCATCAGCTGAATGCTCCATTGTGGGAG ATAAATGGTACAGAGAAGCCGTCATGCCGTGAGCTTCACATCGCTTATCGCTATGGAGACCACTATGACAGTGTCCGAAAAATAGGAGATAACTCTGAGAGCCCAGCGCATCTATGTATAGAG AATTTGAATAATTCTAGACGCTTTGGAGAGGGTCAGAAGAAGCAGAGAGACGCCTCCCCCGCCAGATCTGTCTCTGAAGATGAAGAGCTGATCATGAGTTTGCTCTGCGCTGACA GCCAATCAGAGAATCTGTGTCAATCAAGTGCCACATCACAGAAGTGCCAAAGTGATTGGCTGGAGTCTGAACTGAATTACCAATCAGCACAGAGAGACTCTGCATCAGGGACACACCCTCTTTGTCAGGGCATACAAGCTGAATGTAGTGACAATGTATCgccagcagatggcagcagctCACACAAACCCAAG CTCTCTAGCAAACAAAGAAAAGAGCAACAGCGCTTGGAAAAGAAGAAACGTCAGGAGGAGAGACACAGACAGAAGGTTTTGCAGGGGAGAGGGGCACATGACCAGAATCAGAACGTAGCAGAACCTGTGACTCTTGTGCCAGCGCTTAACACCCTGAGCATCTAG